A genomic segment from Limosilactobacillus sp. encodes:
- a CDS encoding TetR/AcrR family transcriptional regulator has product MSAENRKKVTAKRRKAILEAAIALFDEQGYENTKITDIAEKAAVSAGLIYHYFGSKAAILKSYGPMIEECQNYVLSLPTPRDSIATFCRRVIFPYRQTNYHSPIRILVSCYANGSLADDNEVFPFSSYGRDFLGKIIRRGQEAGQFRDGDPEAMGDILWHTVIGYIVHRLNYSNGKEIFLPSVDELVATIEK; this is encoded by the coding sequence ATGTCAGCTGAGAACCGAAAAAAGGTGACGGCCAAGCGGCGAAAGGCCATTCTGGAGGCGGCCATTGCACTCTTTGATGAGCAGGGCTATGAGAATACCAAAATCACCGATATTGCGGAAAAAGCCGCGGTTTCGGCAGGGCTGATCTACCACTATTTCGGATCCAAGGCGGCGATTTTGAAGTCCTACGGGCCGATGATTGAAGAGTGCCAAAACTATGTGCTGAGCTTGCCCACCCCGCGGGATTCCATCGCAACCTTTTGCCGACGGGTGATTTTTCCCTATCGGCAAACGAATTATCATTCGCCGATTAGAATTCTGGTTTCTTGCTACGCCAATGGTTCACTGGCAGATGACAACGAGGTGTTCCCGTTTAGCAGCTATGGACGAGACTTCTTGGGAAAGATCATTCGGCGGGGACAAGAAGCGGGGCAGTTTCGTGATGGTGACCCGGAAGCAATGGGCGACATTCTTTGGCATACCGTGATTGGCTACATCGTCCATCGTCTGAACTATAGCAACGGCAAGGAGATCTTTTTGCCATCGGTCGATGAGCTGGTAGCAACAATTGAAAAATAA
- a CDS encoding FeoB-associated Cys-rich membrane protein, with translation MQVLINVLIIAGIAALAVGIIINNFRRSKKSGRCAACSYDCEVKRLARKKHA, from the coding sequence GTGCAAGTATTGATTAACGTTTTGATTATCGCCGGGATTGCCGCCCTGGCAGTTGGCATCATCATCAACAACTTTCGCCGCAGCAAAAAATCCGGCCGGTGTGCTGCCTGCTCGTATGACTGTGAGGTAAAACGCCTGGCTAGAAAAAAACACGCATAA
- the feoB gene encoding ferrous iron transport protein B, whose protein sequence is MATVALIGNPNTGKTTLFNSLTNKYEYVGNWAGVTVEKKQGQLKDADVTLVDLPGVYSLDPLTKDESVVATYLMQNQPDLILNITNASQLQRNLLLTIEALELARPTVLVLNMIDDLRRTGYDYDLAILRQRLGCAVIETNARSKEGVADVRKAAIEYRQRPTKRLAINYPPMIEQAIRQAEEALAADYHYSATTAHWLAIQFINQNKVIRKYAADKDLQPLLNQQRYYDQQGFADRIFAARQDFIEETIKAARKPVGNSHDHHLTSRVDRVVTHPVWGPLIFALIFFIMFKLSFDWVGTPLSDLLDGFLSGPVSTTANHLLIQAGALPALRSLVVNGIIAGVGGVLAFIPQIFMLFACISILEDSGYMARAALVTDRLMQLIGLNGKAFIPLIIGFGCNVTGIMAARTIEQPKERLITTLIMPFMSCSARLPIYSLVVAAFFPRHQALIVLSVYFLGIAVALLVAKCYQVAFHVRQGSVFVIELPEYHLPRPDIIWHGTWDKGKGFIHKAGTIIFAGTVLIWFLSSFGTSGFVTDSTRSFAADLGRWLMPLFRPVGFAHWQVISALFTGILAKEVITSSMMVMFHTSSKAFLIAALGPFMSPAGAYALLVFILLYAPCFATMATIKQETGSTWWMIYSMLSSLGIAYLVAFLTYHIALLIV, encoded by the coding sequence ATGGCGACCGTTGCACTAATTGGCAATCCAAACACGGGGAAGACGACCCTTTTCAATTCGCTCACTAATAAGTATGAGTACGTCGGTAACTGGGCCGGGGTAACCGTTGAAAAGAAGCAGGGGCAACTTAAGGATGCGGACGTCACCCTCGTCGACCTGCCGGGGGTCTACTCGCTGGATCCCCTTACCAAGGACGAATCCGTGGTCGCCACCTACCTGATGCAGAACCAGCCGGACCTAATCCTCAACATCACTAATGCCAGCCAGCTCCAGCGCAATCTCTTGCTGACGATTGAGGCCTTAGAGCTCGCCCGGCCGACCGTCCTCGTCTTGAACATGATCGATGATTTGCGCCGGACCGGGTACGACTACGACCTGGCAATTCTTCGGCAGCGCCTTGGCTGTGCGGTCATTGAAACCAATGCCCGCAGCAAGGAAGGCGTGGCGGATGTTCGCAAGGCGGCAATTGAGTACCGGCAACGGCCCACTAAGCGGCTGGCGATCAACTATCCGCCAATGATTGAACAGGCAATTCGCCAGGCCGAAGAAGCTCTGGCAGCCGATTATCACTATTCTGCAACCACCGCTCACTGGCTGGCGATTCAGTTCATCAACCAAAACAAAGTGATCCGCAAGTACGCGGCCGACAAGGATCTCCAACCACTGCTCAATCAGCAGCGCTACTACGACCAGCAGGGATTCGCCGATCGGATCTTTGCCGCCCGTCAGGACTTTATCGAGGAAACCATCAAGGCGGCCCGGAAGCCGGTGGGTAACAGTCACGACCATCACCTCACCAGCCGGGTCGATCGGGTGGTAACCCACCCCGTCTGGGGGCCGCTGATCTTTGCCCTGATCTTCTTTATCATGTTTAAGCTCTCCTTCGACTGGGTCGGCACCCCACTTTCCGACCTGCTCGATGGCTTTCTCTCGGGGCCCGTCTCGACGACCGCCAACCACCTCCTGATTCAGGCCGGGGCCCTGCCCGCCCTGCGCTCCCTCGTGGTCAACGGGATCATCGCGGGGGTTGGCGGGGTGCTCGCCTTCATCCCGCAGATTTTCATGCTCTTCGCCTGTATCTCGATTCTGGAGGACTCGGGCTACATGGCCCGGGCAGCGCTGGTGACCGACCGGCTAATGCAGCTGATTGGTCTCAACGGCAAGGCCTTCATCCCGCTGATCATCGGTTTTGGCTGCAACGTCACCGGGATCATGGCGGCCCGGACGATCGAGCAGCCCAAGGAACGGTTGATCACCACCCTGATCATGCCCTTCATGAGCTGTTCCGCCCGGCTGCCCATCTACAGCCTAGTCGTCGCCGCCTTCTTCCCACGCCACCAAGCCCTGATCGTTTTATCGGTCTACTTCTTAGGAATTGCGGTGGCTCTCCTGGTGGCTAAGTGCTACCAGGTCGCCTTTCACGTCCGGCAGGGGTCGGTCTTCGTAATTGAATTGCCCGAATACCACCTGCCCCGCCCGGACATCATCTGGCACGGCACCTGGGACAAGGGCAAGGGCTTCATCCACAAGGCCGGTACGATCATCTTTGCCGGAACCGTTTTGATCTGGTTCTTATCCAGTTTCGGCACCAGCGGATTTGTAACCGACTCGACCCGCAGCTTTGCGGCAGACCTGGGCCGGTGGCTGATGCCACTCTTCCGTCCCGTTGGTTTTGCCCACTGGCAGGTCATTTCCGCCCTCTTCACCGGGATCCTGGCCAAGGAAGTCATCACCTCCAGCATGATGGTGATGTTCCATACCAGCAGCAAGGCCTTTCTGATCGCCGCCCTCGGGCCCTTCATGTCCCCGGCCGGTGCCTACGCCCTGCTGGTCTTCATTCTGCTTTACGCCCCGTGCTTCGCGACGATGGCCACCATTAAGCAGGAGACCGGCTCGACCTGGTGGATGATCTACTCGATGCTCTCCAGCCTTGGCATCGCCTACCTGGTCGCCTTTCTGACCTACCACATTGCCCTACTGATCGTCTAG
- a CDS encoding FeoA family protein: protein MQQEYILQSFEGVNKPTVIRLHNLGLCIGCRMQVVQRYPFHGPVIIEAHHQRIGLRYRVFARLLAEE, encoded by the coding sequence ATGCAACAAGAATACATTCTCCAGTCCTTTGAGGGGGTCAATAAGCCCACCGTCATCCGTCTTCACAACCTCGGCCTCTGTATCGGCTGTCGGATGCAAGTTGTTCAGCGCTACCCCTTCCACGGACCAGTAATTATTGAGGCCCACCATCAGCGAATTGGCCTGCGCTACCGGGTCTTTGCCCGATTGCTTGCGGAGGAATAA
- the sufC gene encoding Fe-S cluster assembly ATPase SufC, with product MATLEVKDLHVSVQDEEKKQEKEILKGVNLKMSTGEIHAIMGPNGTGKSTLSQTIMGQPSYHVTQGDILLNGESILDMPVDERARKGLFLAMQYPAEIQGVTNAEFLRAAINARRPEDDQISVMDFLKKLDKNLKLLDMSESMTERYLNEGFSGGEKKRNEILQLLMIEPSFALLDEIDSGLDIDALKVVAKGVNSMRGDNFGSLIITHYQRLLNYIVPDTVHVMMDGRIVKTGGPELAKKLEDEGYAGLRDELGLNIKLVDDED from the coding sequence ATGGCAACGCTAGAAGTTAAAGATTTACACGTTTCAGTTCAGGACGAAGAAAAGAAGCAGGAAAAGGAGATCCTCAAGGGGGTCAACCTGAAGATGAGCACGGGTGAGATCCACGCCATCATGGGTCCAAACGGTACCGGTAAGTCGACTCTTTCTCAGACGATCATGGGTCAACCGAGTTACCACGTCACTCAGGGGGACATCCTGCTCAATGGTGAGAGCATTCTGGACATGCCAGTGGATGAACGGGCGCGCAAGGGACTCTTCCTTGCCATGCAGTACCCGGCAGAAATTCAAGGGGTAACCAACGCCGAATTCCTGCGGGCCGCCATCAATGCCCGCCGGCCGGAAGACGACCAGATTTCGGTGATGGACTTCCTCAAGAAGCTGGACAAGAATCTTAAACTGCTGGACATGAGCGAATCGATGACCGAGCGTTACCTCAACGAGGGCTTCTCCGGTGGTGAAAAGAAGCGTAACGAAATCCTCCAGCTGCTGATGATCGAGCCAAGCTTTGCCCTCTTGGACGAAATTGATTCCGGTCTGGACATTGATGCCCTGAAGGTTGTTGCCAAGGGGGTTAACTCGATGCGCGGTGACAATTTCGGTTCCCTGATCATCACCCACTACCAACGGCTGCTGAACTACATCGTGCCGGACACCGTACACGTCATGATGGATGGCCGGATCGTCAAGACCGGGGGTCCCGAACTGGCCAAGAAACTGGAAGACGAGGGTTATGCCGGCCTGCGGGATGAACTCGGCCTGAACATTAAGCTCGTGGACGATGAAGACTAG